The Microbispora sp. ZYX-F-249 genome window below encodes:
- a CDS encoding PP2C family protein-serine/threonine phosphatase: MSVYPEAERLVGELVVKAAGAPFEVVWLHHGESIQVEVREKADGQDFGPPADAVTWGVTFTSSLRTRWARLDLPGGEPVQSDEWLLEAAHGPGWLGFLADASDLLAGTLNPEMVPAIVAQIVVPRLASWCAVYTAQDGSGELRPAYLWHADETQIDAMRDELEEISLPADDDPAVLPMSEWQALAYPLTARGRRLGVMCLGRRDRFPDEAMQIAEDLSRRAALALDNARLYAQQAAANRALQRSLLPPDEPTTPGLDFHVIYEPAGENNEVGGDFYDLFPIADGVWRFAIGDVCGTGPEAAAVTGLARHTLRLLAREGYGVAAVVGRLNQAILEEGERARFLTLLHGQITVSPEGLDIRLVSAGHPEALRLRPNGEVEVVASPQSLLGVFPEAKFQEDSLRLTPGDVLLGVTDGVTERRSGDRLLDDDGGLAKLLAECVDLSARAVAERIRRAVQDFAPVPSADDLAILVLRAP; encoded by the coding sequence ATGTCGGTGTACCCCGAGGCCGAGCGCCTGGTGGGGGAACTCGTCGTGAAAGCGGCGGGCGCGCCCTTCGAGGTCGTGTGGCTCCACCACGGCGAGTCCATCCAGGTCGAGGTCAGGGAGAAGGCGGACGGCCAGGATTTCGGGCCGCCGGCCGACGCCGTCACCTGGGGCGTCACGTTCACCTCGTCGCTGCGCACCCGCTGGGCCCGGCTGGACCTGCCGGGCGGGGAGCCGGTGCAGAGCGACGAGTGGCTGCTCGAGGCCGCGCACGGCCCGGGCTGGCTGGGGTTCCTCGCGGACGCGAGCGACCTGCTCGCGGGCACGCTCAACCCGGAGATGGTCCCGGCGATCGTCGCGCAGATCGTGGTGCCGCGCCTGGCGAGCTGGTGCGCCGTCTACACCGCGCAGGACGGGTCGGGGGAGCTGCGGCCCGCCTATCTCTGGCACGCGGACGAGACCCAGATCGACGCCATGCGCGACGAACTGGAGGAGATTTCGCTGCCCGCGGACGACGACCCCGCCGTGCTGCCGATGAGCGAATGGCAGGCGCTGGCGTACCCGCTGACCGCGCGGGGGCGGCGGCTCGGCGTGATGTGCCTGGGCCGGCGCGACCGCTTCCCCGACGAGGCCATGCAGATCGCCGAGGACCTCAGCCGCCGCGCGGCGCTCGCGCTCGACAACGCGCGTCTGTACGCCCAGCAGGCGGCGGCCAACCGGGCCCTCCAGCGCAGCCTCCTGCCGCCCGACGAGCCCACCACGCCGGGGCTCGACTTCCACGTGATCTACGAGCCGGCGGGGGAGAACAACGAGGTCGGCGGCGACTTCTACGACCTTTTCCCGATCGCGGACGGGGTCTGGCGCTTCGCGATCGGCGACGTCTGCGGCACCGGGCCGGAGGCCGCCGCGGTCACCGGGCTGGCCCGTCACACGCTCCGGCTGCTCGCCCGCGAGGGGTACGGCGTGGCCGCCGTCGTGGGCCGGCTCAACCAGGCCATCCTGGAGGAGGGGGAGCGCGCCCGCTTCCTGACGCTGCTGCACGGCCAGATCACGGTCTCGCCGGAGGGTCTCGACATCCGTCTCGTCTCCGCCGGGCATCCGGAGGCACTGCGGCTGCGGCCGAACGGCGAGGTCGAGGTCGTCGCCTCGCCGCAGTCGCTGCTCGGGGTGTTCCCCGAGGCGAAGTTCCAGGAGGACAGCCTGCGCCTCACTCCGGGCGACGTCCTGCTGGGCGTGACCGACGGGGTCACCGAGCGGCGGTCGGGCGACCGGCTGCTCGACGACGACGGCGGCCTGGCCAAGCTCCTGGCCGAGTGCGTGGACCTGTCCGCCCGCGCGGTGGCCGAACGCATCCGCCGCGCCGTACAGGACTTCGCGCCCGTGCCGAGCGCCGACGACCTGGCCATCCTCGTCCTGCGCGCGCCCTAG
- a CDS encoding S9 family peptidase, translated as MKAEERWQARFRAPRVTLPTWARQAPHRAVYRGNASGAWEIYAWDRSSGQIRQVTDRAHGTRYGAIDPAGRWIWWFGDTDCDTDCHTDGHNTDRHTHGGTARDGRGDGYGVWSRQPFHGGPDEPLAIPPGHPCGLALASDGAAAVGRSSRDGFEILLARPGSEPVTVYRHDEYAAVADMSLDGSLIAVNHSEHGDALHPAVRVVRADGSTVAELNDGPGRGVTGCRFAPVPGDRRLLVLHERRGRREPLVWDPVTGEQREIWLRVRGEISADWYDDGRALLIIHSQRGRTELLRYDLAGGGLTPIQSPHGVIEAAAPRPDGTVEYAWSSAAHPPVVRSSNGHVVFSPGRTPPPSVPLEDIDVEGPGGRIHALVSRPERVAAPYPTVFLLRSALPGFGGGTGGQDDDSFRPQVAAWVDSGFAVIRVNHRGSAGYGSAWRDALRGDIGHIELADVAAVRDWAVERRIADPDRLVLAGTAWGGYLTLLALGTQPKSWTAGIAAAPIADHAAAYEDEAECMRAVHRALLGGSPAEVPERYAASSPITYADMVEAPLLIITGADDRRCPARQVERYLRALAGHGREAAVYRYDADPGTPVVEERVRRMAASIDFAVRALGRA; from the coding sequence ATGAAGGCCGAGGAACGCTGGCAGGCCAGGTTCCGGGCACCGCGGGTGACCCTGCCCACGTGGGCGCGTCAGGCGCCGCACCGCGCCGTCTACCGCGGCAACGCCTCCGGCGCGTGGGAGATCTACGCCTGGGACCGGTCGAGCGGGCAGATCCGCCAGGTCACCGACCGCGCCCACGGCACGCGGTACGGCGCGATCGACCCCGCCGGCCGGTGGATCTGGTGGTTCGGCGACACCGACTGCGACACCGACTGCCACACAGACGGCCACAACACGGACCGCCACACGCACGGCGGCACGGCCCGCGACGGCCGGGGCGACGGATACGGCGTGTGGTCGCGCCAGCCGTTCCACGGCGGCCCTGACGAGCCCCTGGCCATACCGCCCGGCCACCCGTGCGGGCTCGCGCTCGCCTCGGACGGCGCCGCGGCCGTCGGCCGTTCCTCGCGGGACGGCTTCGAGATCCTGCTGGCGCGGCCCGGGAGCGAGCCGGTCACGGTGTACCGCCACGACGAGTACGCCGCGGTCGCGGACATGTCCCTCGACGGCTCGCTCATCGCCGTCAACCACAGCGAGCACGGCGACGCCCTGCACCCGGCCGTACGGGTCGTCAGGGCGGACGGCTCGACGGTCGCCGAGCTGAACGACGGTCCGGGCAGAGGCGTGACCGGCTGCAGGTTCGCCCCCGTCCCCGGCGACCGGCGCCTGCTCGTCCTGCACGAGCGCCGGGGCCGCCGCGAACCCCTCGTATGGGACCCGGTGACCGGCGAGCAGCGGGAGATCTGGCTGCGGGTGCGCGGCGAGATCTCCGCGGACTGGTACGACGACGGACGAGCCCTGCTCATCATCCACAGCCAGCGGGGACGCACGGAACTGCTGCGCTACGACCTCGCCGGCGGCGGCCTCACCCCGATCCAGAGCCCGCACGGGGTGATCGAGGCGGCGGCGCCGCGCCCCGACGGCACCGTCGAGTACGCCTGGTCGAGCGCCGCCCATCCGCCGGTCGTCAGGTCGAGCAACGGCCACGTGGTCTTCAGCCCCGGGCGCACGCCGCCGCCGTCCGTGCCGCTGGAGGACATCGACGTGGAGGGCCCGGGCGGGCGCATCCACGCCCTCGTCTCCCGGCCCGAGCGGGTGGCCGCGCCGTACCCGACGGTGTTCCTCCTGCGCAGCGCGCTGCCGGGGTTCGGCGGCGGCACCGGCGGCCAGGACGACGACTCGTTCCGGCCGCAGGTCGCGGCGTGGGTCGACAGCGGTTTCGCCGTGATCCGGGTGAACCACCGGGGATCGGCCGGGTACGGCTCCGCCTGGCGCGACGCGCTGCGCGGCGACATCGGCCACATCGAGCTGGCCGACGTGGCGGCGGTGCGCGACTGGGCGGTGGAGCGCCGCATCGCCGACCCGGACCGCCTCGTGCTCGCCGGCACGGCGTGGGGCGGCTACCTGACCCTGCTGGCGCTCGGCACCCAGCCGAAGTCGTGGACGGCGGGGATCGCCGCCGCCCCCATCGCCGACCACGCGGCGGCGTACGAGGACGAGGCCGAATGCATGCGCGCGGTGCACCGGGCGCTGCTGGGCGGTTCCCCGGCCGAGGTGCCCGAGCGGTACGCCGCGTCCTCCCCGATCACGTACGCCGACATGGTGGAGGCGCCGCTCCTGATCATCACGGGGGCGGACGACCGGCGCTGCCCGGCCCGGCAGGTCGAGCGCTATCTCCGGGCCCTGGCCGGCCACGGCCGGGAGGCGGCGGTGTACCGGTACGACGCCGATCCGGGCACGCCGGTCGTCGAGGAGCGGGTGCGCAGGATGGCCGCGTCCATCGACTTCGCCGTCCGCGCCCTGGGCCGTGCCTAG
- a CDS encoding HAMP domain-containing protein, producing MSPANAELAGTERVYRESDLVPFLETLITWRDGDFRRRVSHAPPGILSEIRLLLNEVADRREHLANELARVRREIVKEGRFTERLSPGPGVGAWAESVGSVNDLIDAIVTPVSGAADVIDAVAKGDLSRRIDVDRAARGEVRRLGKAINGMVDQLSLFTSEVTRVTRDLGTEGKLGGRANLRGMSGSWRDLTEAVNTMSDRVSAQVRDIAEVTTGVARGDLSRKVTVDAVGEMLELKHTVNTMVDQLSAFAEEVTRVAREVGTEGKLGGQAQVRGVSGVWKDLTDNVNFMANNLTSQVRQIAVVSTAVAKGDLSRKITVDAQGEILELKETLNTMVDQLSAFADEVTRVAREVGTEGKLGGRAEVKGVSGVWKDLTDNVNSMANNLTYQVRNIAQVTTAVANGDFTRKIDVDAQGEMLELKSTMNTMVDQLSSFASEVTRVAREVGTEGRLGGQAQVRGVSGIWKDLTDNVNFMANNLTSQIRQIAVVSTAVAQGNLSKKITVDAQGEILELKDTMNTMVDQLSAFADEVTRVAREVGTEGRLGGQARVPGVSGVWKDLTDNVNSMANNFTYQVRNIAQVTTAVANGDLTRKIDVDAQGEILELKSTMNTMVDQLSSFASEVTRVAREVGSEGQLGGQARVEGVEGTWKRLTESVNELAGNLTTQVRAIAEVTSAVARGDLTRSITVEAPGELAQLKDNINTMVATLRETTKTNQEQDWLKSNLARISRLMQGHRDLMEVARLIMSELTPLVSASHGACYLYDDGRLNLIAGYGIQPGSTPKPSFELGEGIIGQAALEAKQVILENVPVDSITVETGLSRSNPAQIVVLPILFENKVLGVLEMASFRQFSEVHLAFLTQLVETIGVTINTIMANSRTEDLLTESQRLAIELQERSDELQRQQEELRRSNAELEDKAALLAKQNRAIEIQNFQIEQARRTLEERAEQLAVSSRYKSEFLANMSHELRTPLNSLLVLAKLLTENAEGNLTPQQVEFARTIHDAGSALLQLINDILDLSKVEAGRMDIHPQAMSLSALVDYMEATFAPLAQDKGLSFAVQVDPSVPHEVRSDEQRLQQVLRNLLSNAVKFTHEGEVRLEVTRAPADVPYVDEKLQGSPEDMLAFRVVDTGIGIAPDKLEVIFEQFRQADGTTSRKYGGTGLGLSICREIARLLGGEIHVQSVPGEGSTFTLYLPPDYSGPLAAPDGGAIATPTEPEGREDEVPDLHIRDILPEIPLPTDLPVPQYTPLVDGHDWQGDDPLTGAKILIVDDDIRNVFALTSVLERHGSTVVYAENGREGIEQLERNEDVALVLMDIMMPEMDGWATTSAIRTMPQFADLPIIALTAKVMRGDREKSIASGASDYVPKPVDVDRLLERLRGWLMRGRGGGTERTRGVPAPESRDAQET from the coding sequence ATGTCGCCCGCCAACGCCGAGCTGGCCGGGACCGAACGGGTCTACCGCGAATCCGACCTCGTCCCCTTCCTGGAGACGCTCATCACATGGCGGGACGGCGACTTCCGCCGGCGCGTGTCCCACGCCCCGCCGGGAATCCTCAGCGAGATCCGGCTGCTGCTGAACGAGGTGGCGGACCGGCGCGAGCACCTGGCCAACGAGCTGGCCCGGGTCCGCCGCGAGATCGTCAAGGAGGGCCGTTTCACCGAGCGGCTCAGCCCCGGGCCGGGCGTCGGCGCGTGGGCGGAGAGCGTGGGCTCGGTCAACGACCTCATCGACGCCATCGTGACGCCGGTCAGCGGCGCCGCGGACGTCATCGACGCCGTCGCCAAGGGCGACCTGTCCCGCCGGATCGACGTGGACCGCGCGGCCCGGGGCGAGGTACGGCGGCTGGGCAAGGCCATCAACGGCATGGTCGACCAGCTCTCGCTGTTCACCTCGGAGGTGACGCGGGTCACCCGCGACCTCGGCACCGAGGGCAAGCTGGGCGGCCGGGCCAACCTGCGCGGCATGTCGGGCAGCTGGCGCGACCTCACCGAGGCCGTCAACACGATGTCCGACCGCGTCTCGGCGCAGGTCCGCGACATCGCCGAGGTGACGACCGGCGTCGCCCGCGGCGACCTGAGCCGCAAGGTCACCGTCGACGCCGTCGGCGAGATGCTGGAGCTCAAGCACACCGTCAACACGATGGTCGACCAGCTCTCGGCGTTCGCCGAGGAGGTCACCCGGGTCGCCCGCGAGGTCGGCACCGAGGGCAAGCTGGGCGGTCAGGCGCAGGTGCGCGGCGTGTCGGGCGTCTGGAAGGACCTCACCGACAACGTCAACTTCATGGCCAACAACCTGACCTCGCAGGTGCGGCAGATCGCGGTCGTCTCCACCGCCGTGGCCAAGGGCGACCTGTCCAGGAAGATCACGGTGGACGCCCAGGGCGAGATCCTGGAGCTCAAGGAGACCCTCAACACGATGGTCGACCAGCTCTCGGCGTTCGCCGACGAGGTCACCCGGGTCGCCCGCGAGGTCGGCACCGAGGGCAAGCTGGGCGGCCGCGCCGAGGTGAAGGGCGTGTCGGGCGTCTGGAAGGACCTCACCGACAACGTCAACTCGATGGCGAACAACCTGACCTACCAGGTGCGCAACATCGCCCAGGTCACCACCGCCGTCGCCAACGGCGACTTCACCCGCAAGATCGACGTCGACGCACAGGGCGAGATGCTCGAGCTCAAGAGCACCATGAACACCATGGTCGACCAGCTGTCGTCCTTCGCCTCCGAGGTGACCCGCGTCGCCCGCGAGGTCGGCACCGAGGGACGCCTGGGCGGCCAGGCGCAGGTGCGCGGCGTGTCGGGCATCTGGAAGGACCTCACCGACAACGTCAACTTCATGGCCAACAACCTGACGTCGCAGATTCGTCAGATCGCCGTCGTCTCCACCGCCGTGGCGCAGGGCAACCTGTCCAAGAAGATCACCGTGGACGCCCAGGGCGAGATCCTGGAGCTCAAGGACACGATGAACACGATGGTGGACCAGCTGTCCGCCTTCGCCGACGAGGTCACCCGCGTCGCCCGCGAGGTCGGCACCGAGGGACGCCTGGGCGGCCAGGCGCGCGTCCCCGGCGTGTCGGGCGTCTGGAAGGACCTCACCGACAACGTCAACTCGATGGCGAACAACTTCACCTACCAGGTGCGCAACATCGCCCAGGTCACCACCGCCGTCGCCAACGGCGACCTGACCCGCAAGATCGACGTCGACGCCCAGGGCGAGATCCTGGAGCTCAAGAGCACCATGAACACCATGGTCGACCAGCTGTCGTCCTTCGCCTCCGAGGTGACCCGCGTCGCCCGCGAGGTCGGCTCGGAGGGCCAGCTCGGCGGCCAGGCCCGCGTCGAAGGCGTCGAGGGCACCTGGAAGCGGCTCACCGAGAGCGTGAACGAACTGGCCGGCAACCTGACCACTCAGGTGCGCGCGATCGCCGAGGTGACCAGCGCGGTCGCCAGGGGCGACCTCACCCGGTCGATCACCGTGGAGGCGCCGGGCGAGCTGGCCCAGCTCAAGGACAACATCAACACGATGGTCGCCACCCTGCGCGAGACGACCAAGACCAACCAGGAGCAGGACTGGCTCAAGTCCAACCTGGCCAGGATCTCCCGCCTGATGCAGGGCCACCGCGACCTGATGGAGGTCGCCCGGCTGATCATGAGCGAGCTCACCCCGCTCGTCTCGGCCAGCCACGGCGCCTGCTACCTGTACGACGACGGCCGGCTCAACCTCATCGCCGGGTACGGCATCCAGCCGGGCTCGACTCCCAAGCCGAGCTTCGAGCTGGGCGAGGGCATCATCGGCCAGGCCGCGCTGGAGGCCAAGCAGGTCATCCTGGAGAACGTGCCGGTCGACTCGATCACGGTCGAGACCGGGCTCAGCCGGTCGAACCCGGCCCAGATCGTCGTGCTGCCGATCCTCTTCGAGAACAAGGTGCTCGGCGTCCTCGAGATGGCCTCGTTCCGGCAGTTCAGCGAGGTCCACCTGGCGTTCCTCACCCAGCTCGTCGAGACCATCGGCGTCACGATCAACACGATCATGGCCAACTCCCGGACCGAGGACCTGCTCACCGAGTCGCAGCGGCTCGCGATCGAGCTGCAGGAGCGCTCCGACGAGCTCCAGCGCCAGCAGGAGGAGCTGCGCCGGTCCAACGCCGAGCTGGAGGACAAGGCGGCGCTGCTGGCCAAGCAGAACCGCGCCATCGAGATCCAGAACTTCCAGATCGAGCAGGCCCGGCGGACGCTGGAGGAACGGGCCGAGCAGCTCGCGGTCTCCTCGCGCTACAAGTCCGAGTTCCTCGCGAACATGTCCCACGAGCTGCGCACCCCGCTCAACAGCCTGCTCGTGCTCGCCAAGCTGCTGACGGAGAACGCCGAGGGCAACCTCACGCCGCAGCAGGTCGAGTTCGCCCGGACGATCCACGACGCAGGCTCGGCGCTGCTTCAGCTGATCAACGACATCCTCGACCTGTCCAAGGTCGAGGCGGGCCGCATGGACATCCACCCGCAGGCGATGTCGCTGTCCGCGCTGGTCGACTACATGGAGGCGACCTTCGCCCCGCTCGCGCAGGACAAGGGCCTGTCGTTCGCGGTCCAGGTCGACCCCTCCGTGCCGCACGAGGTGCGCAGCGACGAGCAGCGGCTGCAGCAGGTGCTGCGCAACCTGCTGTCCAACGCGGTGAAGTTCACCCACGAGGGCGAGGTCAGGCTGGAGGTGACCCGCGCGCCCGCCGACGTCCCCTATGTGGACGAGAAGCTGCAGGGCTCACCGGAGGACATGCTGGCCTTCAGGGTCGTGGACACCGGCATCGGCATCGCGCCGGACAAGCTCGAGGTGATCTTCGAGCAGTTCCGCCAGGCCGACGGCACGACCAGCCGCAAGTACGGCGGAACCGGCCTCGGCCTGTCGATCTGCCGGGAGATCGCCCGCCTGCTCGGCGGCGAGATCCACGTCCAGAGCGTTCCCGGGGAGGGCAGCACGTTCACGCTGTACCTGCCCCCGGACTACTCGGGGCCGCTCGCCGCACCCGACGGCGGCGCGATCGCCACGCCCACCGAACCGGAGGGACGCGAGGACGAGGTGCCCGACCTGCACATCAGGGACATCCTCCCGGAGATCCCGCTCCCGACCGACCTGCCGGTCCCGCAGTACACGCCGCTGGTGGACGGCCACGACTGGCAGGGCGACGACCCGCTGACCGGGGCCAAGATCCTCATCGTGGACGACGACATCCGCAACGTCTTCGCGCTGACCAGCGTGCTGGAGCGGCACGGCTCGACCGTGGTGTACGCCGAGAACGGCCGCGAGGGCATCGAGCAGCTCGAACGCAACGAGGACGTGGCGCTCGTGCTGATGGACATCATGATGCCCGAGATGGACGGCTGGGCCACGACCTCGGCGATCCGCACGATGCCGCAGTTCGCCGACCTGCCGATCATCGCGCTGACGGCGAAGGTCATGCGGGGCGACCGCGAGAAGAGCATCGCGTCCGGCGCGTCCGACTACGTGCCCAAGCCCGTCGACGTCGACCGGCTGCTCGAGCGGCTGCGCGGATGGCTCATGCGCGGCCGCGGCGGGGGCACAGAACGAACGAGGGGTGTGCCGGCCCCGGAGTCCCGAGACGCCCAGGAGACGTGA
- a CDS encoding helix-turn-helix transcriptional regulator: MLWGRATDQAVIDGLLDEALVGRSGVLVVRGEPGIGKTSLLAYAADRARDVRDMRVLRGVGVETEAEIPFASLHLLLGHGLDRLDALPAPQAAALRGAFGLAPVTNRLLTGLAVLSLLAELAEGGPLLCLVDDAQWLDQESAQALRFAAHRLHAEGIVMIFAARDGFDPSGLPEHRLPGIDAGSAAALLDHAAPGLAPGTRDRLIEESCGNPLALLELPRTAPPAYDRSPLPLPDRIQQAYTARIAELPADAQQALLLTALTDGGDLDVIVRAQRELGVAPAALGVAEKSGLIRIDGRRVTFTHPLMRAAAFRHGTYDLRLEVHAVLARLLEHQPDRRAWHLAAAATGPDETAALALEQAARRARDRDGDAAACAALERAAELTEDRARKAGRLTAAAVAAADAGQAGRAKQLVERAAELVTDPRSRARLCELRARIAFDEGAPYLAHDLLMQGAEELAALADADTDAEGSGGQSRQDRIAAGLMLTDAARNAWQLSDPDRVAEAAARLHELDLRPGDGLDPAVQAVTGAAVLLRQGPAQGVPIMRDMVASGGRMTSGAHTFRINAAFVAPLVGDFRTGHDISAAMAAECRAAGDVGKLPLVHVTLAAAELYLGRFRDAEATAAEGLRLISDTGQRNRAGYLEGTLAWLAAVRGEADRCAELAARCRDRFDANHIVNGLAWAEWAPALLDLGRGRYAEALDRLDAAMTGPVRHQIQAVYFAPDQIEAAVRLGLPAHEPLCRFEEWATASGQDWATAVLHRCRALVEPDGERAHEHFRTAVRLHAGSGRPWEAARTRLAFGERLRRERDKGSARPHLRAAWETFERLGARPWAERASTELRATGDTGSPAARGEALSALSPQELQIVRLAAKGLTNREIGAQLFLSPKTVSYHLYRAFPKLNVASRAQLAGLDLS, from the coding sequence GTGCTGTGGGGGCGTGCGACCGATCAAGCCGTGATCGACGGCCTGCTCGACGAAGCGCTCGTCGGGCGGTCCGGCGTGCTCGTGGTCCGGGGCGAGCCGGGCATCGGCAAGACGTCGCTGCTGGCGTACGCCGCCGACCGCGCCAGGGACGTGCGCGACATGCGTGTGCTGCGCGGCGTCGGCGTCGAGACCGAGGCGGAGATCCCGTTCGCCTCGCTCCACCTGCTGCTCGGACACGGGCTCGACCGGCTCGACGCGCTGCCCGCGCCGCAGGCCGCCGCCCTGCGCGGCGCCTTCGGCCTGGCCCCGGTGACCAACCGGCTCCTCACGGGCCTGGCCGTGCTGTCGCTGCTGGCGGAGCTGGCCGAGGGCGGGCCGCTGCTGTGCCTGGTGGACGACGCGCAGTGGCTCGACCAGGAGTCGGCGCAGGCGCTGCGGTTCGCGGCCCACCGGCTGCACGCCGAGGGCATCGTCATGATCTTCGCCGCGCGTGACGGCTTCGACCCCTCCGGCCTGCCCGAGCACCGGCTGCCGGGCATCGACGCCGGCAGCGCCGCCGCGCTGCTCGACCACGCGGCCCCCGGGCTCGCTCCCGGCACCCGCGACCGCCTCATCGAGGAGAGCTGCGGCAATCCGCTCGCCCTGCTCGAACTCCCGCGTACGGCCCCGCCCGCCTACGACCGGAGCCCGCTGCCGCTGCCCGACCGCATCCAGCAGGCGTACACGGCGCGCATCGCCGAGCTGCCCGCCGACGCCCAGCAGGCGCTGCTGCTGACCGCGCTGACCGACGGCGGCGACCTGGACGTGATCGTACGGGCGCAGCGGGAGCTGGGGGTCGCGCCCGCCGCCCTGGGCGTGGCCGAGAAGTCCGGCCTGATCAGGATCGACGGCCGGCGGGTGACGTTCACCCACCCGCTCATGCGCGCGGCGGCCTTCCGGCACGGCACCTACGACCTGCGGCTGGAGGTCCACGCGGTCCTGGCCCGGCTGCTGGAGCATCAGCCGGACCGGCGGGCCTGGCACCTGGCCGCCGCCGCCACCGGCCCCGACGAGACGGCGGCACTGGCGCTTGAGCAGGCCGCGCGGCGCGCCCGGGACCGCGACGGCGACGCGGCCGCCTGTGCCGCACTCGAACGGGCCGCCGAGCTCACCGAGGACCGCGCGCGCAAGGCGGGGCGGCTGACCGCGGCCGCCGTCGCCGCCGCCGACGCGGGCCAGGCCGGCCGGGCCAAGCAACTGGTCGAACGCGCCGCCGAGCTGGTCACCGACCCCCGTTCGCGCGCCCGGCTCTGTGAGCTGCGCGCCCGGATCGCGTTCGACGAGGGCGCCCCCTACCTGGCGCACGACCTGCTCATGCAGGGCGCGGAGGAGCTGGCCGCACTTGCCGATGCCGATACGGACGCCGAGGGCTCCGGCGGGCAGTCGCGTCAGGACCGGATCGCGGCCGGGCTCATGCTGACCGACGCCGCGCGCAACGCCTGGCAGCTCAGCGACCCGGACAGGGTCGCCGAGGCGGCCGCACGCCTGCACGAGCTCGACCTGCGTCCGGGGGACGGCCTCGACCCCGCCGTCCAGGCCGTGACCGGCGCGGCCGTGCTGCTGCGGCAGGGACCGGCGCAGGGGGTGCCCATCATGCGCGACATGGTCGCCAGCGGCGGCCGGATGACCTCCGGCGCGCACACGTTCCGGATCAACGCGGCCTTTGTGGCCCCGCTCGTCGGCGATTTCCGGACCGGGCACGACATCTCGGCCGCGATGGCCGCCGAGTGCCGGGCCGCCGGAGACGTCGGCAAGCTCCCCCTCGTCCATGTCACGCTCGCCGCCGCGGAGCTGTACCTGGGCAGGTTCAGGGACGCCGAGGCCACCGCGGCCGAGGGCCTGCGGCTCATCTCCGACACCGGGCAGCGCAACCGGGCCGGCTACCTGGAGGGCACGCTGGCGTGGCTCGCGGCCGTACGGGGTGAGGCGGACCGCTGCGCCGAGCTCGCCGCCCGCTGCCGCGACCGCTTCGACGCCAACCACATCGTCAACGGCCTCGCCTGGGCCGAGTGGGCGCCGGCCCTGCTCGACCTCGGCCGGGGCCGGTACGCCGAGGCGCTGGACCGGCTCGACGCCGCCATGACCGGCCCGGTGCGCCACCAGATCCAGGCCGTCTACTTCGCCCCCGACCAGATCGAGGCGGCCGTACGGCTCGGGCTGCCCGCACACGAGCCGCTGTGCCGGTTCGAGGAGTGGGCGACGGCCTCGGGGCAGGACTGGGCGACGGCCGTCCTGCACCGGTGCCGCGCCCTGGTCGAACCCGACGGGGAGCGGGCGCACGAGCACTTCCGCACCGCCGTACGGCTGCACGCCGGCAGCGGCCGCCCCTGGGAGGCGGCCCGCACCAGGCTCGCCTTCGGGGAGCGCCTGCGCAGGGAGCGCGACAAGGGCAGCGCCCGGCCGCATCTGCGGGCCGCGTGGGAGACCTTCGAGCGGCTGGGCGCCCGTCCGTGGGCCGAGCGCGCGAGCACCGAGCTGCGCGCCACCGGAGACACCGGCTCCCCGGCCGCGCGTGGGGAGGCGTTGTCCGCCCTGTCTCCGCAGGAGCTGCAGATCGTACGGCTGGCCGCCAAGGGCCTGACCAACCGGGAAATCGGCGCGCAGCTGTTCCTCAGCCCGAAGACCGTCAGCTATCACCTCTACCGGGCGTTCCCGAAGCTGAACGTGGCCAGCCGCGCCCAGCTCGCCGGATTGGACCTGTCCTGA
- a CDS encoding response regulator: protein MADRARVLLVDDREENLIALEAILSSLDVVPIRARSGEEALKALLSTDFALILLDVRMPGMDGFETAAHIKRRERTRNIPIIFLTVVDSAPDYAFRGYAAGAVDYLTKPFDPWVLRAKVAVFVELYTMNRRLSEQAALLRERLSNELPEGGDHASVLAELAGRVTAVEDELRRVRELADKSADAPLNGAVAELTERVAHLRAGFDALG from the coding sequence ATGGCTGACCGCGCCAGGGTCCTGCTGGTCGACGACCGTGAGGAGAACCTGATCGCCCTGGAGGCGATCCTCAGCTCGCTGGACGTCGTGCCCATACGGGCCCGGTCCGGGGAGGAGGCGCTCAAAGCCCTCCTGTCGACCGACTTCGCCCTCATCCTGCTCGACGTACGCATGCCCGGCATGGACGGTTTCGAGACCGCCGCGCACATCAAGCGGAGAGAGCGCACCAGGAACATCCCGATCATCTTCCTGACCGTGGTCGACAGCGCCCCCGACTACGCCTTCCGTGGGTACGCCGCCGGGGCGGTGGACTACCTCACCAAGCCGTTCGACCCCTGGGTGCTGCGCGCCAAGGTCGCCGTGTTCGTCGAGCTCTACACGATGAACCGGCGGCTCTCCGAGCAGGCGGCACTGCTGCGTGAACGCTTGTCGAACGAGCTGCCGGAAGGCGGCGACCACGCCTCCGTACTGGCCGAGCTGGCCGGCCGCGTCACCGCCGTCGAGGACGAGCTGCGGAGGGTGCGCGAACTGGCGGACAAGTCCGCCGACGCGCCCCTCAACGGCGCGGTCGCCGAACTGACCGAACGCGTCGCCCACCTGCGGGCCGGCTTCGACGCTCTCGGCTGA